A single genomic interval of Megalobrama amblycephala isolate DHTTF-2021 linkage group LG17, ASM1881202v1, whole genome shotgun sequence harbors:
- the LOC125251427 gene encoding uncharacterized protein LOC125251427 isoform X3 gives MLLRVIVNPECIKKLTLPQVPSSIDELKEILCEKLKIDQNFVIQYEDPDFGGQLCNLCNIEELPSDKVTLKIIWEVFKTASVAELPGNESTGSDTDFTLDTASISSNLSSPSSSSVREERWPCVFQIPNFSYDVEFRLRKANEVYEKQNTTMDVTRDVKIEILDKLAETMYSFKAYPSDSEIDQVAVALVSRHPCLRELGCDTGCRGWKMSLKFKMGNYRQKLRSAGCSELGNKRDDGSRVPQKKPRRSEINFLPDNPVGLDDAALEHEREQLELEVKKRNMDMMILNTKMETTFPLRRKEIVNDQPLVSVIKERWPGLFLEEQVCTEFQRITCVDLKTTFMTALNKYSNCLIKMYRAKSKDLGDEMKMILDHFDEQTTDIVSHRYSTALRGLPLYLRERDAISKTCVDTDLEETYTRGVKLGILEVMEDNLSQATKRCQNLAIILEETVVVEDLPDFPTAFMGVWPMEGQQPCCGETRRQWGGRAL, from the exons ATGTTGCTGCGAGTGATTGTGAATCCAGAGTGCATAAAAAAGCTGACACTCCCCCAAGTGCCATCATCAATAGATGAGCTCAAAGAAATTCTATGTGAAAAACTAAAGATTGATCAAAACTTTGTGATCCAGTATGAGGACCCTGATTTTGGTGGTCAGCTTTGCAATTTGTGTAACATAGAAGAACTTCCATCTGATAAAGTCACACTGAAGATTATCTGGGAGGTCTTCAAAACTGCATCAGTAGCAGAACTCCCAGGAAATGAAAGCACAGGGTCTGACACTGACTTTACCCTAGACACAGCAAGCATCTCATCCAATCTGTCCAGTCCATCTTCTTCATCAGTCAGGGAAGAACGTTGGCCTTGTGTTTTCCAAATTCCCAATTTCTCCTATGATGTAGAGTTCAGACTGAGAAAAGCTAATGAAGTGTATGAAAAACAGAACACTACCATGGATGTTACACGAGATGTCAAGATAGAAATACTGGACAAGTTGGCAGAAACAATGTACTCCTTTAAAGCTTACCCAAGTGATTCTGAAATTGACCAAGTGGCAGTTGCGTTAGTTTCCAGACATCCATGTTTAAGGGAACTTGGCTGTGACACAGGATGCAGGGGCTGGAAGATGagcttaaaatttaaaatgggTAATTACAGACAAAAATTACGCAGTGCTGGATGTAGTGAGCTTGGCAATAAAAGAGATGATGGTTCAAGAGTACCCCAGAAGAAACCAAGAAGATCAGAAATCAACTTCCTTCCAGACAATCCTGTCGGTTTAGATGATGCTGCACTGGAACATGAAAGGGAACAGCTTGAGCTTGAAGTCAAGAAAAGGAACATGGACATGATGATACTGAATACCAAAATGGAAACTACATTCCCTCTCAGGAGAAAAGAAATAGTCAATGATCAACCATTGGTCTCTGTCATCAAAGAAAGATGGCCTGGCCTCTTTTTGGAGGAACAA GTTTGCACAGAGTTCCAAAGGATCACTTGTGTGGACCTTAAAACGACATTCATGACAGCTCTTAACAAATATAGCAACTGTCTCATCAAAATGTATCGAGCAAAGAGTAAAGACCTTGgagatgaaatgaaaatgatcctgGACCATTTTGATGAGCAG ACAACAGACATTGTATCACACAGATACTCTACGGCTCTACGGGGACTCCCCTTGTACCTCAGGGAGCGAGATGCAATATCAAAGACTTGTGTG GACACTGATTTAGAGGAGACATACACAAGAGGAGTGAAACTGGGCATTCTTGAAGTCATGGAGGACAATCTCTCGCAGGCAACAAAGAGATGTCAAAACCTCGCCATCATCCTGGAGGAAACTGTGGTTGTGGAGGACCTACCAGACTTTCCCACTGCTTTCATG
- the LOC125251427 gene encoding uncharacterized protein LOC125251427 isoform X2: protein MLLRVIVNPECIKKLTLPQVPSSIDELKEILCEKLKIDQNFVIQYEDPDFGGQLCNLCNIEELPSDKVTLKIIWEVFKTASVAELPGNESTGSDTDFTLDTASISSNLSSPSSSSVREERWPCVFQIPNFSYDVEFRLRKANEVYEKQNTTMDVTRDVKIEILDKLAETMYSFKAYPSDSEIDQVAVALVSRHPCLRELGCDTGCRGWKMSLKFKMGNYRQKLRSAGCSELGNKRDDGSRVPQKKPRRSEINFLPDNPVGLDDAALEHEREQLELEVKKRNMDMMILNTKMETTFPLRRKEIVNDQPLVSVIKERWPGLFLEEQVCTEFQRITCVDLKTTFMTALNKYSNCLIKMYRAKSKDLGDEMKMILDHFDEQTTDIVSHRYSTALRGLPLYLRERDAISKTCVDTDLEETYTRGVKLGILEVMEDNLSQATKRCQNLAIILEETVVVEDLPDFPTAFMVLFGLLYALNIEYPKGLKYTFEAVQNIFVGLGEKCTNRVQSLKNKLFTL from the exons ATGTTGCTGCGAGTGATTGTGAATCCAGAGTGCATAAAAAAGCTGACACTCCCCCAAGTGCCATCATCAATAGATGAGCTCAAAGAAATTCTATGTGAAAAACTAAAGATTGATCAAAACTTTGTGATCCAGTATGAGGACCCTGATTTTGGTGGTCAGCTTTGCAATTTGTGTAACATAGAAGAACTTCCATCTGATAAAGTCACACTGAAGATTATCTGGGAGGTCTTCAAAACTGCATCAGTAGCAGAACTCCCAGGAAATGAAAGCACAGGGTCTGACACTGACTTTACCCTAGACACAGCAAGCATCTCATCCAATCTGTCCAGTCCATCTTCTTCATCAGTCAGGGAAGAACGTTGGCCTTGTGTTTTCCAAATTCCCAATTTCTCCTATGATGTAGAGTTCAGACTGAGAAAAGCTAATGAAGTGTATGAAAAACAGAACACTACCATGGATGTTACACGAGATGTCAAGATAGAAATACTGGACAAGTTGGCAGAAACAATGTACTCCTTTAAAGCTTACCCAAGTGATTCTGAAATTGACCAAGTGGCAGTTGCGTTAGTTTCCAGACATCCATGTTTAAGGGAACTTGGCTGTGACACAGGATGCAGGGGCTGGAAGATGagcttaaaatttaaaatgggTAATTACAGACAAAAATTACGCAGTGCTGGATGTAGTGAGCTTGGCAATAAAAGAGATGATGGTTCAAGAGTACCCCAGAAGAAACCAAGAAGATCAGAAATCAACTTCCTTCCAGACAATCCTGTCGGTTTAGATGATGCTGCACTGGAACATGAAAGGGAACAGCTTGAGCTTGAAGTCAAGAAAAGGAACATGGACATGATGATACTGAATACCAAAATGGAAACTACATTCCCTCTCAGGAGAAAAGAAATAGTCAATGATCAACCATTGGTCTCTGTCATCAAAGAAAGATGGCCTGGCCTCTTTTTGGAGGAACAA GTTTGCACAGAGTTCCAAAGGATCACTTGTGTGGACCTTAAAACGACATTCATGACAGCTCTTAACAAATATAGCAACTGTCTCATCAAAATGTATCGAGCAAAGAGTAAAGACCTTGgagatgaaatgaaaatgatcctgGACCATTTTGATGAGCAG ACAACAGACATTGTATCACACAGATACTCTACGGCTCTACGGGGACTCCCCTTGTACCTCAGGGAGCGAGATGCAATATCAAAGACTTGTGTG GACACTGATTTAGAGGAGACATACACAAGAGGAGTGAAACTGGGCATTCTTGAAGTCATGGAGGACAATCTCTCGCAGGCAACAAAGAGATGTCAAAACCTCGCCATCATCCTGGAGGAAACTGTGGTTGTGGAGGACCTACCAGACTTTCCCACTGCTTTCATGGTACTCTTTGGACTTCTCTATGCGCTAAACATTGAGTATCCAAAAGGACTCAAATACACATTTGAGGCAGTGCAGAACATCTTTGTGGGATTGGGAGAAAAGTGTACCAACAGAGTTCAGTCCCTGAAGAATAAGCTTTTTACTCTGTA
- the LOC125251427 gene encoding uncharacterized protein LOC125251427 isoform X4, with protein sequence MLLRVIVNPECIKKLTLPQVPSSIDELKEILCEKLKIDQNFVIQYEDPDFGGQLCNLCNIEELPSDKVTLKIIWEVFKTASVAELPGNESTGSDTDFTLDTASISSNLSSPSSSSVREERWPCVFQIPNFSYDVEFRLRKANEVYEKQNTTMDVTRDVKIEILDKLAETMYSFKAYPSDSEIDQVAVALVSRHPCLRELGCDTGCRGWKMSLKFKMGNYRQKLRSAGCSELGNKRDDGSRVPQKKPRRSEINFLPDNPVGLDDAALEHEREQLELEVKKRNMDMMILNTKMETTFPLRRKEIVNDQPLVSVIKERWPGLFLEEQVCTEFQRITCVDLKTTFMTALNKYSNCLIKMYRAKSKDLGDEMKMILDHFDEQTTDIVSHRYSTALRGLPLYLRERDAISKTCVATKRCQNLAIILEETVVVEDLPDFPTAFMVLFGLLYALNIEYPKGLKYTFEAVQNIFVGLGEKCTNRVQSLKNKLFTL encoded by the exons ATGTTGCTGCGAGTGATTGTGAATCCAGAGTGCATAAAAAAGCTGACACTCCCCCAAGTGCCATCATCAATAGATGAGCTCAAAGAAATTCTATGTGAAAAACTAAAGATTGATCAAAACTTTGTGATCCAGTATGAGGACCCTGATTTTGGTGGTCAGCTTTGCAATTTGTGTAACATAGAAGAACTTCCATCTGATAAAGTCACACTGAAGATTATCTGGGAGGTCTTCAAAACTGCATCAGTAGCAGAACTCCCAGGAAATGAAAGCACAGGGTCTGACACTGACTTTACCCTAGACACAGCAAGCATCTCATCCAATCTGTCCAGTCCATCTTCTTCATCAGTCAGGGAAGAACGTTGGCCTTGTGTTTTCCAAATTCCCAATTTCTCCTATGATGTAGAGTTCAGACTGAGAAAAGCTAATGAAGTGTATGAAAAACAGAACACTACCATGGATGTTACACGAGATGTCAAGATAGAAATACTGGACAAGTTGGCAGAAACAATGTACTCCTTTAAAGCTTACCCAAGTGATTCTGAAATTGACCAAGTGGCAGTTGCGTTAGTTTCCAGACATCCATGTTTAAGGGAACTTGGCTGTGACACAGGATGCAGGGGCTGGAAGATGagcttaaaatttaaaatgggTAATTACAGACAAAAATTACGCAGTGCTGGATGTAGTGAGCTTGGCAATAAAAGAGATGATGGTTCAAGAGTACCCCAGAAGAAACCAAGAAGATCAGAAATCAACTTCCTTCCAGACAATCCTGTCGGTTTAGATGATGCTGCACTGGAACATGAAAGGGAACAGCTTGAGCTTGAAGTCAAGAAAAGGAACATGGACATGATGATACTGAATACCAAAATGGAAACTACATTCCCTCTCAGGAGAAAAGAAATAGTCAATGATCAACCATTGGTCTCTGTCATCAAAGAAAGATGGCCTGGCCTCTTTTTGGAGGAACAA GTTTGCACAGAGTTCCAAAGGATCACTTGTGTGGACCTTAAAACGACATTCATGACAGCTCTTAACAAATATAGCAACTGTCTCATCAAAATGTATCGAGCAAAGAGTAAAGACCTTGgagatgaaatgaaaatgatcctgGACCATTTTGATGAGCAG ACAACAGACATTGTATCACACAGATACTCTACGGCTCTACGGGGACTCCCCTTGTACCTCAGGGAGCGAGATGCAATATCAAAGACTTGTGTG GCAACAAAGAGATGTCAAAACCTCGCCATCATCCTGGAGGAAACTGTGGTTGTGGAGGACCTACCAGACTTTCCCACTGCTTTCATGGTACTCTTTGGACTTCTCTATGCGCTAAACATTGAGTATCCAAAAGGACTCAAATACACATTTGAGGCAGTGCAGAACATCTTTGTGGGATTGGGAGAAAAGTGTACCAACAGAGTTCAGTCCCTGAAGAATAAGCTTTTTACTCTGTA